A genomic window from Vigna radiata var. radiata cultivar VC1973A chromosome 2, Vradiata_ver6, whole genome shotgun sequence includes:
- the LOC106777651 gene encoding transmembrane protein 50 homolog, which translates to MDLLELWAIFGPGVAGTVFGVGWWIWLDAVVCSSISVPFLHYLPGIFASLAALMFNCVRKEDIDYSPYDEGEWRLKLWLFIAYVVSFVSLAGSAGLLIQDSLDKSAPSVWTGVAGVLQCVCVLISGLVYWTSHPE; encoded by the exons atggACTTATTGGAGCTATGGGCAATCTTCGGCCCCGGCGTCGCCGGCACCGTCTTCGGCGTCGGTTGGTGGATCTGGCTCGACGCCGTCGTTTGCAGCTCCATCTCTGTTCCCTTCCTTCACTACCTTCCTG GAATTTTCGCATCTCTTGCGGCTTTGATGTTCAATTGCGTTAGAAAAGAAGACATCGATTATTCTCCCTATGATGAAGGCGAGTGGAG ATTAAAGTTGTGGCTCTTCATTGCCTATGTTGTATCCTTTGTTTCATTGGCTGGATCAGCAGGTCTACTGATCCAAGATTCACTTGATAAATCTGCACCTTCAGTTTGGACTGGAGTTGCAGGTGTTTTGCAGTGTGTTTGTGTCTTGATCAG TGGACTGGTATATTGGACTTCTCATCCTGAATAA